In one window of Escherichia coli DSM 30083 = JCM 1649 = ATCC 11775 DNA:
- the hypE gene encoding hydrogenase maturation carbamoyl dehydratase HypE encodes MNNIQLAHGSGGQAMQQLINSLFMEAFANPWLAEQEDQARLDLAQLVAEGDRLAFSTDSYVIDPLFFPGGNIGKLAICGTANDVAVSGAIPRYLSCGFILEEGLPMETLKAVVTSMAETARAAGIAIVTGDTKVVQRGAADKLFINTAGMGAIPANIHWGAQTLTAGDVLLVSGTLGDHGATILNLREQLGLDGELVSDCAVLTPLIQTLRDIPGVKALRDATRGGVNAVVHEFAAACGCGIELSEAALPVKPAVRGVCELLGLDALNFANEGKLVIAVERNAAEQVLAALHSHPLGKDAALIGEVVERKGVRLAGLYGVKRTLDLPHAEPLPRIC; translated from the coding sequence GTGAATAATATCCAACTCGCCCACGGTAGCGGCGGCCAGGCGATGCAGCAATTAATCAACAGCCTGTTTATGGAAGCCTTTGCCAACCCGTGGCTGGCAGAGCAGGAAGATCAGGCCCGTCTTGATCTGGCGCAGCTGGTAGCGGAAGGCGACCGTCTGGCGTTCTCCACCGACAGTTACGTCATTGACCCGCTGTTCTTTCCTGGCGGTAATATCGGCAAGCTGGCGATTTGCGGCACCGCCAATGACGTTGCGGTCAGTGGCGCTATTCCGCGCTATCTCTCCTGTGGCTTTATCCTCGAAGAAGGATTGCCGATGGAGACACTGAAAGCCGTAGTGACCAGCATGGCAGAAACCGCCCGCGCGGCAGGCATTGCCATCGTCACTGGCGATACTAAAGTGGTGCAGCGCGGCGCGGCAGATAAACTGTTTATCAACACCGCTGGCATGGGCGCAATTCCGGCGAATATTCACTGGGGCGCACAGACGCTAACCGCAGGCGATGTATTGCTGGTTAGCGGTACACTCGGGGACCACGGGGCGACTATCCTTAACCTGCGTGAGCAGCTGGGGCTGGACGGCGAACTGGTCAGCGACTGCGCGGTACTAACGCCGCTTATTCAGACGCTGCGTGACATTCCCGGCGTGAAAGCGCTGCGTGATGCCACCCGTGGTGGTGTAAACGCGGTGGTTCATGAGTTCGCGGCAGCCTGCGGTTGTGGTATTGAACTTTCAGAAGCGGCACTGCCAGTTAAACCTGCTGTGCGCGGCGTTTGCGAACTGCTGGGACTGGACGCCCTTAACTTTGCCAACGAAGGCAAACTGGTGATCGCCGTTGAACGCAACGCAGCAGAGCAAGTGCTGGCGGCGTTACATTCCCATCCATTGGGAAAAGATGCGGCGCTGATTGGCGAAGTAGTAGAACGTAAAGGTGTTCGTCTTGCCGGTCTGTATGGCGTGAAACGAACCCTCGATCTACCGCACGCCGAACCGCTTCCGCGTATATGCTAA